The following is a genomic window from Cydia splendana chromosome 23, ilCydSple1.2, whole genome shotgun sequence.
AAAAAAGTCATTTTATCGCTACATTTATATTGAATTTGATAATTAACGTTCAATTTCTGTCCGCATTCTAGAGTTCATCATGAAATTAAATAGTTTCTGAGTGTTTTTTTAAACCTGCAATATTTTGCGATGTGAATAAGATGTCATACTGAACAATTTTTAATATGGGATTATGggatcaaccccgaaatcgcgatatAAAAAATTTACTCTCCCATAAAAACagtaagcggtggtggccgagtggatatgacgcccgactttcaatccggaggtcgcgggttcaaatcctggctcgtaccaatgagtttttcggaactcatGTATGAAAtatgatttgatatttaccactagcttttcggtgaaggaaaacatcgcgaggaaacctgcatacatctgcgaagaaattcaaaggtgtatgtgaagtccccaatccgcattgggctagcgtggggactatagcccaagccctctcgcgcatgagaggaggcctgtgcccagcagtggggcgtatataggctgaattattattttttattatattattaaaaacaGTAACATATAACCAGCCTTACAAGCCAAAATGCATGAAACAACCAATATTTTattcgtgatttcggggttggtcctatagtagaagttgctcagtatgacctatttATTCATCTCGCAAAATATTCccggtaataaaaaaaataccctgTATGTGTCACTAACCCCATTATGGGGGTATATTCAATCTAAGATGGTTAGATTattaatcaatttaattaaCATCATCAtgagacgaccggtctggcctagtgggtagtgaccctgcctatgaagcctatggtcccgggttcgaatcccggtaagggcatttatttgtgtgaagacacagatatttattcctgagtcatggttgttttctatgtattaaagtatttatatattatatatatcgttgtctgagtacctacccacaacacaagccttcttgagcttaccgtgggcctaatcaatttgtgtaaaaatgtcctatgatatttatttatttattttatcaaacaaTTTATACCCCGTAGAAACCCCGACTCATTTAAGCCCACTTGACCCAGTCCCGGTTTTCCTCCAAGTTTCCCGTGTGGAAAACATTTTGCAGAAAAGTCGGTTTTGCGAAATTGCGCGGAAACATGCGAATATCCTTGGCCGATCACGTGGAAGTtatggccgcctattttctacagaggggaacgcctgttaatgaccactccgtttggttatattctctaaaggggcccactgattaacagtccgccggacggtatcggcctgtcagttagaacaaaattttgacagttccgaacaactgacaggccgataccgtccggcggactgttaatcagtgggccccttaagtggttagtagttattttatacttacctgcgagtttagtttatatttagttTAGACACATTTAGCTTTAGCGCCACTTGGTTAGACTAACCCGGGGTtcaccggttaaaccgttaacccagtgtcaaattgtactggtagccttggtaactccaggtttaagcggttaaccccgggttagtgaatggtgcagcCCTTAGTCAATTTctgtaataatgtcctatagGGACCCTGCGTGTAGgggggtctgccatcttgtggcctgaatcagaaacatatgtgcacatgtacattgccaaagcaagttaGCACTTGCTTATGGTAGTTcatctagagtcggaccaaaaaaagtctgcagcggatttgatagcccacgcagtgcaactgaaatttatacgacataatttcatagaagtttgacgtttaaaataacactttcacttaCCGTTCTTGTCGGTACGGTACGTTTCcatgtgcatagtaggttctgccatcttgtgggctacatcggaagcataaacaacacatttacgcctcgcgccaataatctgacggctcctatgctgccccctatagttcatgcacggggacTATAGGTCATatttaataggtaatatttaaaatgcacTCGAGTCGTCTCATAGGCTGGATTTAGTGTCACTCGGACCGTCCGTGCGGATCGCTTATTATAGAGTAACGCTGACGGGTCCGCGCGGATGACCGTCCGCGCGGACAGCTTTCTCATACAATTTGGCGGTGCGGAGCGATTCGCACGGACGGTCCGCGTGACACTAAAACCAGCCATAAGGTATCTCGCTCGCATTTCTTGGTGCACGTTagatcaaaataaaatcaaaaccttATCAAATCGGTAAATCAATATCGGCCTTTAGGATATAGCGCTAACTAGCgaaccctttaccgcatacaAAGCCATATATGTATGGCAGATatgatattcaactctattgactATTGATATTcaagctattaaagttcaaattcaaacaaatttttttgaagtgaaaacttctttagcggcggtGTGCACTTTATGTGAtgaggaaaaaatgttaaacttgcgacaggtcacgtgaccgtaagattcgtaagacttaagacggacacgtgacctgatcgaaaaactgttacaatgtcattgagttttcacttctgccggcactcccggagtgcaacccgttgttttttttttattatatgcagTAAGGGGTTAAATTAATTCACCACAAAACTGTGTACCGCTATCTCAGCAAAATATTTGCGTCTACAAAATTTTGTTATGTAAATCCTCGCTCACGCTAAGAGCGATCACATTCAGCCggattcgaactttaggatacgtcaattaatagattttgaaacgatatgggttagatgtgtcagtgtcaaaagtgacgtatttgtttgaagaaacgtcacatttgacactgacatatcttacCATATACTTATCGTTTCtatatctattaattgacgtatcttaaagttagaatcgggccgtttgtctgatccgatatcggatgtaggatcctatccgcgtagtcaggccgcgggggcgcgcccgggcgccgtctttagcggtcacgcatACTACAACAAACATcatgcctacacatacgcacacaaacaaataatatcggtgcgacagctgacggggggctccgacatgACTGAATTTATCGGAAacgcctttccgatatcggatgtcggaaggcgcctacgacaaaaacagctgcaggagattggcattaagtccgccttttttgcgttatttatcgttttttagtaataatgatttattaaatgcttaataaatacagagaaacacatatatcttacattttacttccttccgacatccgatatcggatcagacaatgtgaaaacgctttAAGTCAATAAGAATATAAATATAGATTCTTTCCTATCTTAGATATTAATAACTGCGACCTTTCTTTCTGAAATCAGTCAAAcaattttttccatattttcctTCATAACACCTTCTCAGATGTTATTTTGTCTCGGCCATGTAACGTGATATTATATTAACACATTATATTTCACCTTTTATTAAGGGGTTGACGTCACCCCTTTTGTTGTTTAGTTCTTTTGTCTGTGATGTTTGAAACTTTAGCTTGTTAGTTATTGATCGTGATTGGAGTTAGGCTATTTGGTGAATTtagccaaaaagaatagatagtatagaggggtcctgtcattgtaaattttgtagtcactgtaaatttactgccatctatcgacacccgactaaaactcaaaatgaaaacgtataaagttatcaaaaaatgtatatatatgtgtaGCTGCTGCGCACATTCCCGCGCAGGGTTGTCTGCGCGGGGAAGAAAAGTCTGCGAAATTGTCAATTCATTActgtcatagagaaataaaactatatttcaTAAGAATTAGCATGTTTTAATCCTGGGCCCTAAAGTGGTGACCCCGCATTCAGAGCAGCACCCAGCCTTCCAAAAACATGTCTGATAACGAAACGACCGAAAAGTTCGAACCTGCAGTTTCGAGCCCGTTGCTAGAGCTCTCAGGTATCGCGACCAACATTCGTATTCCGCCAATATGGCGCGACCAAATAAGACTTTGGTTTGTGCAATTTGAATCCATCGTCGCCCCCCTCAAGAAAGGCGACCAGGCAATGTACGAACTCGCAATAGCAAAACTAGAACGTCAGGATTTGGACGAAGTAAGCGACATTTTACTAAAACCACCTGAAactaaaaagtacgaaaccTTGAAAACCCGTTTGACTACCGTCTACGAGGAGTCTAAAGAACGTAGTCTGCAACGTCTTTTATCCGAAATGGAGCTCGGTGACTTAAAGCCATCTCAGTTACTGCGTCGGATGAAAACCCTCGCCGGTAGCAATATCTCCGAAACAGCTCTCCGTATCCTGTGGTCCAATCATCTGCCTTTGTCCGTTCGAGCCGTCGTCGCCTCCAGCGATACTATTATGAAAGACATAAATTTAAACGACATAGCACTGATGGCAGATAAAATTTTAGAACAGACACGTAAAGAAATATCCGCAATTTCGGCACAGCCATCCACTTCTACGACTTCTAGTGAAGCTCTTTCGCCGCAGAAAACGCTAGAAGACAAGCTGGACTATCTCGTTCGTGAAGTCGCCGAGATCAAGATTCAACAGAAACAGTACCGTCGCAACACATATTCAGCTCCGCAATTCAACGCTTCGCGATTTAATCGTCCGTATTCTCGCACGCGCTCCAATTTTCAAAATCTCCAACCTTCCTCGAGCGACATCTGTTTTTATCACCGACGTTTCGGCGACTCAGCGTATAAGTGCACCATCCCCTGTAATTTCAAGAAGAGCAATAATAAGGAAAACTTACCGGCGTTAGCTGAGGCGGGAACTAGCGCATCGGATATTTCACACCGCCTGTTCGTTACTGATCAAGACACCAAAATTAAATTCCTTATTGACACTGGCGCAAATATTTCTGTCATTCCAAAGCCTAAAGGATTCCGTGGCCGTCCGACCTCCTTCAACCTTTATGCAGCGAACAACAGCATAATACCTACTTTCGGCGAAAAGATATTGGACCTAGATTTCAATTTAAAACGTACATTTAGATGGAAGTTTATTATCGCGGCAGTTAGTAAGCCAATCATCGGCGCTGATTTTCTGAAGTACCACCAATTGCTCGTCGATCTTGACGGACGATGTCTGATTGATAAGAAAACCAACCTTGCTGTCAGAACTCCGATTTGTAAGACCTCGCAGCCGACGATCTGCAGCATTGATCTCGAACAAAAATATCATCACATTCTCAATGAATTTCCCGATATTATAAGACCATCTTCAATGAAGAGCGCTCCCAAGCACAACGTCGAGCACTACATTGAGACTAATGGA
Proteins encoded in this region:
- the LOC134801752 gene encoding uncharacterized protein LOC134801752 — encoded protein: MSDNETTEKFEPAVSSPLLELSGIATNIRIPPIWRDQIRLWFVQFESIVAPLKKGDQAMYELAIAKLERQDLDEVSDILLKPPETKKYETLKTRLTTVYEESKERSLQRLLSEMELGDLKPSQLLRRMKTLAGSNISETALRILWSNHLPLSVRAVVASSDTIMKDINLNDIALMADKILEQTRKEISAISAQPSTSTTSSEALSPQKTLEDKLDYLVREVAEIKIQQKQYRRNTYSAPQFNASRFNRPYSRTRSNFQNLQPSSSDICFYHRRFGDSAYKCTIPCNFKKSNNKENLPALAEAGTSASDISHRLFVTDQDTKIKFLIDTGANISVIPKPKGFRGRPTSFNLYAANNSIIPTFGEKILDLDFNLKRTFRWKFIIAAVSKPIIGADFLKYHQLLVDLDGRCLIDKKTNLAVRTPICKTSQPTICSIDLEQKYHHILNEFPDIIRPSSMKSAPKHNVEHYIETNGAPVHARPRPLPPHRYLAVKKEFDHMIEQQSCRPSKSPWASPLHVVPKKNGDIRVCGDYRRLNSVTKPDRYPVPRLRDFTYQLHGMNIFSTIDLNRAYQQIPMHKNHIDKTAIITPFGLFEFPMMREGLKNAGQTFQRFIHQVLAGLDYVFPFIDDIIIASKDAKTHENHLRTVLQRLNEYGVTINPSKCVLGQESVKFLGYTVTPHGIKPPEDKIQIINSYPKPENIEQLRRFLGMVNFYHDSIPNAAQIQTPLNFFLHNCKKRDKTVIQWNPEADEAFEACKKAINHAVMLAHPSHSAPIALFCDASDQSAGTNARPPPSPVSSVSSQSSGDEFATAPDTSESSDECGPPPPPPRPPARRGRPPLPALSARAASTSVRDPPATSPDPVPAPDQAPEAPRVDLCADEEEFAQSEHYDLPDLSIGRRHIDCAASLLYGEVPGTPK